In Methanosarcina siciliae T4/M, one genomic interval encodes:
- a CDS encoding F0F1 ATP synthase subunit C, translating to MTLDTYTTVIAVASIATSGLTIGIGVLGPAIGEGRAVATALSSLAQQPDASATITRTLFVGLAMIESLSIYCFVVSMILIFANPFWNTAIA from the coding sequence ATGACTCTTGATACTTATACGACTGTAATCGCGGTGGCATCAATTGCCACCTCCGGCTTAACGATAGGCATTGGAGTTCTCGGGCCTGCAATTGGGGAAGGGCGGGCTGTTGCAACGGCGCTAAGTTCCCTGGCACAGCAACCCGATGCTTCCGCAACCATTACCAGGACCCTTTTCGTGGGCCTGGCTATGATAGAGTCCCTGTCTATCTATTGTTTTGTGGTCTCGATGATTCTGATCTTCGCCAATCCATTCTGGAATACAGCAATTGCCTGA
- a CDS encoding F0F1 ATP synthase subunit B family protein, whose translation MLIDWFTVIAQVLNFLILVWLLKRFLYRPILNAIDAREKRVAAELADADAKEAEAQKEKEEFRRKNEEFDRQRAALLNRAKDEAKAESQRLFEKVRKEASDLRAKQQETLRNDKRNLNRAISRRAQQEVFAIARKALQDLAGRELEERTVDTFAKKLRELGGKEKEQLVSVLATASSPVLVRTAFDLPQAQRDLVKKTIKETLGIEVQARFETVPDLVSGIELTANGQKVAWSIAGYLSSLEEGIDELLQEQPRSEARTEPVLKQGETESKTEPKARARSESTSDISEPEQKSEPEQKSEPEQESGTGPESETKIVNPEPESE comes from the coding sequence ATGCTGATCGATTGGTTCACTGTTATTGCTCAGGTGCTTAACTTCCTCATACTGGTGTGGTTGCTGAAGCGCTTCCTTTACAGGCCTATTCTCAACGCTATCGATGCGCGTGAGAAGAGGGTCGCAGCTGAACTTGCAGATGCCGATGCGAAAGAGGCAGAGGCGCAAAAAGAAAAAGAAGAGTTCAGGCGTAAGAACGAAGAGTTCGACCGGCAGCGTGCTGCACTCCTGAACAGGGCAAAGGATGAAGCGAAAGCCGAAAGTCAGCGGCTTTTCGAAAAAGTCCGGAAAGAAGCCTCCGATTTGAGGGCAAAGCAGCAGGAGACATTGAGAAATGACAAACGGAACTTAAATCGAGCAATCAGCCGGCGGGCTCAGCAGGAAGTCTTTGCTATTGCTCGAAAAGCACTGCAGGACCTGGCTGGAAGGGAGCTGGAAGAACGCACAGTTGACACGTTTGCCAAAAAGTTGCGCGAACTTGGAGGTAAAGAGAAAGAGCAGCTGGTCTCTGTGCTTGCCACGGCTTCAAGCCCGGTGCTTGTTCGCACTGCATTCGATCTTCCGCAGGCGCAGCGTGACCTGGTAAAAAAGACGATTAAAGAAACTCTTGGCATCGAGGTTCAAGCCCGTTTCGAGACCGTACCGGATCTTGTCAGTGGTATTGAGTTAACCGCAAACGGGCAAAAAGTGGCCTGGAGCATCGCAGGTTATCTCTCATCGCTGGAAGAAGGCATAGATGAGCTCCTGCAAGAGCAACCCCGGAGTGAGGCCCGGACCGAACCTGTGCTTAAACAGGGTGAAACTGAGTCGAAAACCGAACCCAAGGCCAGAGCCAGGTCTGAGTCAACATCTGATATATCTGAGCCTGAACAGAAATCTGAGCCTGAACAGAAATCTGAACCTGAACAGGAATCTGGGACAGGACCGGAATCTGAGACTAAAATAGTAAATCCCGAACCGGAGTCCGAATAA
- a CDS encoding alternate F1F0 ATPase, F1 subunit alpha: protein MEPESLKDVFNNAFNEINQVRKSSAPTLTPREVGTILTVSTDIANVSGLPGVGYEELVKFPGDVFGIAFNVDEKEIGVILLGEYSHLHAGDEVERTGRVMDVAVGEGLLGRVIDPLGRPLDGKGSVVSSNRLPIERPSAHIMDRAPVKVPLQTGIKVIDALIPVGRGQRELILGDRQTGKTAIAIDTILNQRDYNVLCVYCAIGQRASAVARAVATLREKGAMDYTVVVVTEGNDPSGLTYIAPYAATSIAEYFMEAGRDVLIVYDDLTNHARAYRELSLLLRRPPGREAYPGDIFYIHSRLLERATHLLDELGGGSLTALPIIETEAQNIAAYIPTNLISITDGQIYLSPSLFELGVLPAVDVGKSVSRVGGKAQLAVYRGVAGSLKLAYSQFEELEAFTRFGARLDENTRKIIEHGRRIRALLKQPEFSPVPVPEQIVILLALDARLFDSVPLDRIIDAEHSLREAVVDIPAEVRERFNADAELSNKDREIIFEIARKAVERFQPESKPVTKPEVKTEAKSRQENMENL, encoded by the coding sequence ATGGAACCTGAAAGTCTAAAGGATGTTTTTAACAACGCTTTTAATGAAATAAACCAGGTGCGTAAATCATCCGCTCCGACTCTCACTCCACGGGAAGTGGGCACTATCCTGACAGTCTCCACAGACATCGCCAATGTCTCCGGCCTCCCCGGTGTGGGTTACGAGGAGCTTGTCAAGTTCCCGGGCGACGTGTTCGGGATTGCGTTTAATGTGGACGAAAAAGAAATCGGGGTCATTCTACTGGGTGAATACTCACATCTGCATGCGGGAGATGAAGTCGAACGCACCGGCCGGGTTATGGATGTGGCCGTAGGTGAAGGCCTGCTCGGGCGCGTTATCGACCCTCTCGGTCGGCCACTCGATGGTAAAGGATCTGTAGTCTCCAGCAATCGCTTGCCTATCGAACGCCCCAGCGCGCACATTATGGATCGTGCTCCAGTCAAAGTGCCTCTCCAGACCGGCATCAAAGTTATCGATGCATTGATACCGGTCGGACGCGGCCAGCGAGAGTTGATCCTGGGCGACCGCCAGACTGGCAAGACCGCAATTGCAATCGATACCATCCTTAACCAGCGCGATTACAATGTCCTGTGCGTTTATTGCGCCATAGGTCAGCGCGCATCAGCAGTTGCCAGGGCAGTAGCAACCCTGCGAGAAAAGGGTGCAATGGATTATACCGTTGTCGTCGTGACCGAAGGCAACGATCCGTCCGGTCTGACCTATATCGCTCCTTACGCTGCGACCAGCATTGCGGAGTATTTTATGGAAGCGGGCCGGGATGTGCTGATCGTTTACGACGATTTAACCAATCATGCACGCGCTTATCGCGAACTCTCCCTCCTCCTTCGACGTCCTCCGGGGCGCGAAGCATATCCGGGCGATATCTTTTATATCCACTCACGGTTACTGGAACGTGCAACCCATCTGCTCGACGAACTCGGGGGTGGTTCACTTACCGCACTTCCTATTATCGAAACCGAAGCCCAGAATATTGCCGCCTATATTCCAACTAACCTTATTTCTATCACTGACGGGCAGATCTATCTTTCACCCTCGCTTTTCGAACTAGGGGTGCTGCCTGCAGTTGATGTCGGCAAATCCGTTTCTCGTGTAGGCGGCAAAGCACAACTTGCTGTTTACCGCGGGGTGGCCGGTTCCCTGAAACTTGCCTATTCACAGTTTGAAGAACTCGAAGCGTTTACCCGGTTTGGCGCCAGGCTTGATGAAAACACCCGCAAGATTATCGAGCATGGGCGAAGAATCCGTGCCCTTCTCAAGCAGCCGGAATTCTCTCCTGTACCCGTGCCCGAACAAATCGTCATCCTGCTTGCGCTGGATGCAAGACTCTTTGACAGCGTGCCGCTTGACCGGATAATAGACGCTGAACATTCCCTGCGTGAGGCTGTCGTGGATATCCCGGCGGAAGTACGCGAGCGATTCAATGCCGATGCAGAATTGAGCAACAAGGACCGTGAAATAATTTTTGAGATTGCACGCAAAGCAGTAGAACGCTTCCAGCCTGAGTCCAAACCTGTTACTAAGCCGGAAGTCAAAACCGAAGCCAAATCCAGGCAGGAAAATATGGAAAACTTATGA
- a CDS encoding F0F1 ATP synthase subunit gamma, translating to MSETTESLRKKIDRANELQSVVRTMKALAASSIGQYEKSVSSLSDYYRTVELGLEVCFREIALSVPAGRPEPKNSGSVAAVVFGSDQGLVGQFNDIIADYAVKKLADLPGKPRVWAVGERVYSRLTDAGLPLIGLFTVPNSVKGITPLIGQILVENEKFRNKDENAELHLFYNRHKTRATYEPVSQRLLPLDETWRRDLVKSPWPTKNLPEIMGDRTETLRALIREYLFVSLFRACAESLTSENASRLAAMQRAEKNIDELLEDFRGSFYRLRQSGIDEELFEVIAGFEALSRSHSSD from the coding sequence ATGAGCGAAACCACGGAAAGTCTGCGCAAAAAGATCGATAGAGCAAACGAGCTTCAATCCGTCGTCCGTACGATGAAAGCCCTGGCGGCCTCAAGTATAGGGCAATACGAGAAATCGGTGAGTTCGCTGTCTGATTACTATCGCACAGTGGAACTGGGATTGGAGGTGTGCTTTCGGGAAATTGCACTTTCCGTTCCCGCAGGGCGTCCAGAGCCGAAGAATTCCGGTAGTGTTGCTGCGGTCGTGTTCGGTTCGGATCAGGGACTTGTGGGCCAGTTCAATGACATTATAGCCGATTATGCGGTCAAGAAACTGGCGGATTTGCCGGGCAAGCCCCGGGTCTGGGCTGTCGGGGAACGTGTTTATTCGCGGTTGACAGATGCGGGTTTGCCCCTGATCGGACTCTTTACAGTCCCGAATTCCGTCAAAGGTATTACTCCGCTCATAGGACAGATTCTTGTGGAAAACGAAAAATTCCGCAACAAGGATGAAAACGCTGAACTTCACCTGTTTTACAACCGCCACAAAACCCGAGCTACCTATGAGCCTGTTAGTCAGCGCCTGCTGCCCCTGGACGAGACCTGGCGGCGCGATCTGGTTAAAAGTCCCTGGCCAACAAAGAACCTGCCTGAGATAATGGGAGATCGCACGGAGACTTTGAGGGCACTCATCCGGGAATATCTTTTCGTTTCTCTTTTCCGGGCATGTGCCGAGTCTCTTACGAGTGAAAATGCAAGCCGTCTGGCTGCGATGCAGCGCGCTGAAAAAAATATCGATGAATTACTGGAAGATTTCAGAGGGTCATTTTACCGCCTGCGCCAGAGTGGAATTGACGAAGAACTGTTTGAAGTCATCGCCGGCTTTGAAGCGCTGTCCCGATCTCATAGTTCCGACTGA
- a CDS encoding DUF7544 domain-containing protein, producing MSWYGIDAVDKAVSRTRTALFEPFDFWKWVKLAIIIFFVGGMGYNYGGSGTNYQLSSEDVRNDILNIDPGRIVDFPSGISWLGLNYTESTSFLGIIAAIIAFFLLLALIFSYISSVMEFVFVESLVKNEVFFWAYSKKFMGKGFNLLLVRLALALIFFVLFALAFLPFISIILKESSDFSFPLLIGGLFWFFVVVILLALLGAVVNSFISLAIPLAIYRETGILSALKMVYKNFRKSWQQVLVYWFIRILLGIGVTILAVIIFGLLVLGLIILFLIIDGILYFLLSTFISEPLNWILLIPLAIVELLLIFVTLMLLSVPLVVFLKYHLLSFLEAWFADANIPFFDKVTGEPETGIGPGPDESISSEPKSDELESGGFESGKSEQDESKSGELEPEISETG from the coding sequence ATGAGCTGGTATGGGATAGATGCGGTGGATAAGGCTGTTTCAAGAACAAGAACAGCCCTTTTCGAGCCTTTCGATTTCTGGAAATGGGTAAAGCTTGCAATCATCATCTTTTTTGTTGGCGGGATGGGATACAATTACGGAGGTTCGGGCACCAACTATCAGCTGAGCTCCGAAGATGTCAGAAACGATATCTTGAACATTGATCCGGGAAGGATCGTTGACTTTCCTTCCGGCATATCCTGGCTTGGCCTTAATTATACTGAGTCAACCTCTTTCCTGGGAATTATAGCTGCAATAATAGCTTTTTTTCTTCTTTTAGCTCTGATTTTTTCCTATATTTCCAGTGTCATGGAGTTTGTTTTTGTGGAATCACTGGTAAAGAACGAGGTATTTTTCTGGGCTTATTCAAAAAAATTCATGGGTAAGGGTTTCAATCTTTTACTCGTACGTTTAGCCCTTGCGCTGATTTTCTTTGTACTCTTTGCACTGGCTTTCCTGCCTTTTATTTCGATAATCCTCAAGGAGTCCTCTGACTTTTCTTTTCCTCTTTTGATAGGTGGACTATTCTGGTTTTTTGTTGTAGTTATTCTGCTTGCCCTGCTCGGAGCAGTCGTAAATTCCTTCATAAGTCTTGCAATTCCCCTCGCCATTTACAGGGAAACCGGTATTCTTTCGGCTTTGAAGATGGTCTACAAGAATTTCAGAAAAAGCTGGCAGCAAGTCCTGGTTTACTGGTTTATCAGAATCCTTCTAGGAATCGGGGTAACCATCCTGGCAGTAATCATTTTCGGACTGCTGGTACTGGGACTGATTATTCTTTTCCTTATTATCGACGGAATTCTGTATTTCCTCCTCTCGACTTTCATATCAGAGCCCCTTAACTGGATACTCCTTATCCCCCTCGCCATTGTAGAACTGCTGCTGATCTTCGTAACTCTGATGTTGCTGAGCGTACCACTTGTAGTTTTCCTGAAGTACCATTTGCTTAGCTTCCTTGAAGCCTGGTTTGCCGACGCAAATATTCCTTTCTTCGACAAAGTTACCGGAGAACCGGAAACAGGAATCGGGCCGGGACCGGATGAATCGATATCATCTGAACCAAAGTCAGATGAACTGGAATCCGGTGGATTTGAATCCGGTAAATCGGAGCAAGATGAATCTAAGTCAGGTGAATTGGAACCTGAAATATCTGAAACCGGTTAA
- a CDS encoding alpha/beta hydrolase family protein: MSEEETGNIEDIEGLWLGTLQVQAGMELRLLFNISTMSDGSVNATMDSLDQEVSGIPVESVNYKDRNLRLGVKSVGGVFEGKLKGDGKTLEGEWKQLGSTFPLVLSRIEEKPDTRRAQDPVKPYPYDEEEVFYENTEAGVTLAGTLTLPRSEEPFPAVILITGSGAQNRDEEIMGHRPFLVLSDYLTRRGIAVLRIDDRGVGGSTGSFSQATTEDFAGDVLAGIEYLKSREEIDPSRIGLIGHSEGGLIAPIVAVKSPDVAFIVLMAGPGIPGEEILYLQSDLISRVEGVDNETIARNYAFMKSVYSVAKEEQNDTIAAEKLRKLIMDEVANMSEEEKQKSGYSEANLDVRVNAQVQTLISPWMRFFLTYDPKPTLMQVKCPVLAINGEKDLQVPPEENLKAIEEALKAGGNEDYTVKELPGLNHLFQTAQTGSPSEYATIEETISPTALEVIGDWISEHTQEK; the protein is encoded by the coding sequence ATGTCTGAAGAGGAAACCGGAAACATCGAAGACATTGAAGGTCTCTGGCTTGGAACACTTCAGGTTCAGGCCGGAATGGAATTAAGGCTTTTATTTAATATTTCAACCATGTCTGATGGCTCTGTTAATGCCACCATGGACAGCCTTGACCAGGAAGTTAGCGGCATCCCTGTAGAGTCGGTTAACTATAAGGATAGAAATCTGCGCCTGGGAGTGAAATCTGTTGGAGGCGTTTTTGAAGGGAAACTTAAAGGGGACGGAAAAACTCTCGAAGGAGAATGGAAACAGTTAGGGTCAACTTTTCCGCTTGTACTTTCCCGTATTGAGGAAAAACCTGACACTCGCAGAGCCCAGGACCCTGTTAAACCCTATCCTTACGATGAAGAAGAAGTCTTTTATGAAAATACAGAAGCAGGAGTAACGCTGGCAGGGACTTTAACCCTCCCCCGTTCGGAGGAGCCGTTTCCGGCAGTAATTCTCATAACAGGTTCAGGTGCCCAGAACCGGGATGAAGAGATTATGGGACACCGCCCGTTCCTTGTGCTTTCGGATTATCTGACCCGTCGGGGTATTGCCGTCCTCCGGATCGACGACCGGGGTGTCGGAGGGTCAACCGGAAGCTTCTCGCAGGCCACTACCGAAGATTTTGCAGGGGATGTGCTCGCCGGGATTGAGTACCTGAAAAGCCGCGAAGAAATAGACCCTTCCCGGATCGGGCTTATCGGGCACAGCGAAGGAGGCTTGATTGCCCCGATAGTGGCTGTGAAGTCACCTGATGTTGCATTCATAGTGCTGATGGCAGGCCCGGGTATTCCCGGAGAAGAGATTCTGTACCTCCAGAGCGATCTTATTTCCAGGGTAGAAGGTGTAGACAATGAAACTATAGCCCGGAATTATGCGTTTATGAAAAGCGTGTACTCTGTGGCAAAAGAGGAACAGAATGATACTATTGCCGCAGAAAAACTTCGGAAGCTTATAATGGATGAAGTGGCAAACATGAGCGAAGAAGAAAAACAGAAATCCGGCTACTCTGAAGCTAACTTGGATGTCCGGGTTAACGCTCAGGTCCAGACTCTCATCTCGCCCTGGATGCGCTTTTTCCTGACATACGACCCAAAACCTACCTTGATGCAGGTTAAATGCCCTGTTCTTGCGATAAACGGTGAAAAAGACCTCCAGGTGCCGCCTGAAGAAAATCTGAAGGCAATCGAGGAAGCCCTCAAAGCAGGAGGGAATGAGGACTACACGGTAAAGGAACTGCCAGGGCTCAATCATTTATTCCAGACCGCTCAGACAGGGTCTCCTTCCGAGTACGCGACTATTGAAGAAACAATCTCTCCGACTGCTTTGGAAGTGATAGGGGACTGGATTTCGGAGCACACGCAGGAAAAGTGA